One region of Streptomyces davaonensis JCM 4913 genomic DNA includes:
- a CDS encoding carbohydrate ABC transporter permease: MKRSLFGRIWPNATAIVLFIGFVFPVYWMFATAFKPTGDIISEDPVWFPTDITFEHFKTATGVDNFWTLVTNSLTVTILAVVFSLVIALAGAFALARMRFKGRRGFIIGFMLAQMAPWEVMIIAIYMIVRDAEMLNSLVPLTAFYTMMILPFTILTLRGFVAAVPAELEEAAMVDGCTRGQAFRRVILPLLAPGLMATSLFGFITAWNEFALVLVVNKEAHAQTLPLWLTSFRTVFGDDWGATMAASSLFAVPILILFVFLQRRAVSGLTDGAVKG; encoded by the coding sequence GTGAAGCGCTCGCTCTTCGGCCGTATCTGGCCCAACGCCACGGCCATCGTCCTGTTCATCGGCTTCGTCTTCCCCGTGTACTGGATGTTCGCCACGGCGTTCAAGCCGACCGGCGACATCATCTCCGAGGACCCGGTCTGGTTCCCGACCGACATCACCTTCGAGCACTTCAAGACCGCGACCGGCGTCGACAACTTCTGGACCCTGGTCACCAACTCGCTGACCGTGACGATCCTCGCGGTCGTCTTCTCCCTGGTCATCGCCCTCGCCGGGGCCTTCGCGCTGGCCCGGATGCGGTTCAAGGGGCGGCGCGGCTTCATCATCGGCTTCATGCTGGCGCAGATGGCGCCCTGGGAAGTCATGATCATCGCGATCTACATGATCGTCCGGGACGCCGAGATGCTCAACAGCCTCGTCCCGCTGACGGCCTTCTACACGATGATGATCCTGCCCTTCACCATCCTCACCCTGCGCGGTTTCGTCGCCGCGGTGCCGGCCGAACTGGAGGAGGCGGCCATGGTCGACGGCTGCACCCGCGGCCAGGCCTTCCGCCGCGTCATCCTGCCGCTGCTGGCGCCCGGACTGATGGCCACCTCGCTGTTCGGCTTCATCACCGCCTGGAACGAGTTCGCCCTCGTCCTCGTGGTGAACAAGGAGGCCCACGCGCAGACCCTCCCGCTGTGGCTGACCAGCTTCCGCACCGTCTTCGGCGACGACTGGGGGGCGACCATGGCGGCCTCCTCCCTCTTCGCCGTCCCGATCCTCATCCTCTTCGTCTTCCTCCAGCGCCGCGCCGTCAGCGGACTGACCGACGGCGCCGTGAAGGGATAA
- a CDS encoding carbohydrate ABC transporter permease: MTVQTERPPSGPADVRKDPSGSGGSTPRAASRIGALAPYLLLLPALSATVLLLGWPLLKDALLSFQNLNMAQLIQHVTEWNGVDNYTEVLGSEDFWRVTVRSVLFTAANVVLTMIFGSLVGLLLARLGRRMRFTLMIGLVLAWAMPVVAATTVYQWLFAQRFGVVNWVLDKLGWHSMADYSWTSDQMSTFFVVTMLIVWMSVPFVAINLYAATTTIPAELYEAASLDGAGAWKSFATVTFPFLRPFLYATTFLEVIWIFKAFVQVYTFNQGGPDRLTEILPVYAYIEGVGNQHYGMGAAIALLTILILLGLTAYYLRIVLKQEKEEEAGL, translated from the coding sequence ATGACCGTGCAGACAGAACGGCCGCCCTCAGGCCCGGCGGACGTCCGCAAGGACCCCTCGGGATCCGGCGGCTCCACCCCGAGAGCCGCGTCCCGCATCGGCGCGCTCGCCCCGTACCTTCTGCTGCTGCCCGCCCTCTCGGCGACCGTGCTGCTGCTCGGCTGGCCGCTGCTGAAGGACGCGCTGCTGTCGTTCCAGAACCTCAACATGGCGCAGCTGATCCAGCACGTCACCGAGTGGAACGGCGTCGACAACTACACCGAGGTCCTCGGCAGCGAGGACTTCTGGCGTGTCACCGTGCGCTCGGTCCTGTTCACGGCGGCCAATGTCGTCCTGACCATGATCTTCGGCTCGCTCGTCGGCCTGCTGCTCGCCCGGCTCGGCCGGCGCATGCGGTTCACGCTGATGATCGGCCTGGTGCTGGCCTGGGCCATGCCCGTGGTCGCCGCCACCACCGTCTACCAGTGGCTCTTCGCCCAGCGCTTCGGCGTGGTCAACTGGGTGCTGGACAAGCTCGGCTGGCACTCCATGGCCGACTACAGCTGGACCAGCGACCAGATGTCCACGTTCTTCGTGGTCACCATGCTGATCGTCTGGATGTCGGTCCCGTTCGTCGCGATCAACCTCTACGCGGCCACCACGACCATCCCGGCCGAGCTGTACGAGGCCGCCTCCCTGGACGGCGCCGGTGCCTGGAAGAGCTTCGCCACGGTGACCTTCCCGTTCCTGCGGCCCTTCCTCTACGCGACCACGTTCCTCGAAGTCATCTGGATCTTCAAGGCGTTCGTGCAGGTCTACACGTTCAACCAGGGCGGCCCCGACCGCCTCACCGAGATCCTGCCGGTCTACGCCTACATCGAGGGCGTCGGCAACCAGCACTACGGCATGGGCGCGGCCATCGCCCTGCTGACCATCCTGATCCTGCTCGGCCTCACCGCCTACTACCTGCGGATCGTGCTCAAGCAAGAGAAGGAAGAGGAGGCCGGGCTGTGA
- a CDS encoding extracellular solute-binding protein: MKRKLISAIGVAAMMVSIAACGSDDGDGDGGGKPGADGYAGQTLTVWVMDGSSPDQWQKDVAAAFEKKTKAKVKFEVQQWNGIQQKLTTALSEENPPDVFEIGNTQTPAYAKTGGLADLADLKTEIGGDWVESLNESSVFDGKQYAAPWYFANRVVLYNKGIWADAGIKDTPKTRDEFYEDLKTIGEKTDAEPIYLPGQNWYHFVGLTIGEGAELVKKDGDKYVSNLDDPKVAAAMETYQKFQKLSKAPKDKDEATPQQGEVFGKGKVGAFIGMGWEAGIAIEANPKIEKEIGYFTIPGATADKPEGVFLGGSNLAVAAGSKKQDLAKEFLRIALSDEFEGQLAKENGVIPNKEALQSNLAGNAVAEAAAPAAAGGGTTPLIAEWAAVENAPNPIKTYMTAVLNGKSPAEAAAQVEEEFNKRLSQQQ, encoded by the coding sequence GTGAAGCGCAAGCTGATATCCGCGATCGGTGTCGCGGCAATGATGGTCTCCATCGCGGCGTGTGGGAGTGACGACGGCGACGGCGACGGGGGCGGCAAGCCTGGCGCGGACGGCTACGCGGGCCAGACCCTCACTGTCTGGGTGATGGACGGTTCCTCCCCCGACCAGTGGCAGAAGGACGTCGCCGCCGCCTTCGAGAAGAAGACGAAGGCGAAGGTCAAGTTCGAGGTCCAGCAGTGGAACGGCATTCAGCAGAAGCTGACGACCGCCCTGTCGGAGGAGAACCCGCCGGACGTCTTCGAGATCGGCAACACCCAGACCCCGGCCTACGCCAAGACCGGCGGCCTGGCCGACCTGGCCGACCTGAAGACCGAGATCGGCGGCGACTGGGTCGAGTCCCTGAACGAGTCCTCCGTCTTCGACGGCAAGCAGTACGCGGCGCCGTGGTACTTCGCCAACCGTGTCGTCCTCTACAACAAGGGCATCTGGGCCGACGCGGGGATCAAGGACACCCCCAAGACGCGGGACGAGTTCTACGAGGACCTGAAGACGATCGGCGAGAAGACCGACGCCGAGCCGATCTACCTGCCCGGCCAGAACTGGTACCACTTCGTCGGCCTCACCATCGGTGAGGGTGCCGAGCTGGTGAAGAAGGACGGCGACAAGTACGTCTCCAACCTGGACGACCCGAAGGTCGCCGCCGCCATGGAGACGTACCAGAAGTTCCAGAAGCTCTCCAAGGCCCCGAAGGACAAGGACGAGGCCACCCCGCAGCAGGGTGAGGTCTTCGGCAAGGGCAAGGTCGGCGCTTTCATCGGCATGGGCTGGGAAGCCGGTATCGCGATCGAGGCCAACCCGAAGATCGAGAAGGAGATCGGCTACTTCACCATCCCGGGTGCCACGGCCGACAAGCCCGAGGGTGTCTTCCTCGGCGGCTCCAACCTCGCCGTCGCCGCGGGCAGCAAGAAGCAGGACCTCGCCAAGGAGTTCCTGCGGATCGCCCTCTCGGACGAGTTCGAGGGCCAGCTCGCCAAGGAGAACGGCGTCATCCCGAACAAGGAAGCTCTCCAGAGCAACCTCGCGGGCAACGCCGTCGCCGAGGCCGCCGCGCCGGCCGCCGCGGGCGGTGGCACCACGCCGCTGATCGCCGAGTGGGCCGCCGTCGAGAACGCGCCCAACCCGATCAAGACCTACATGACCGCCGTTCTGAACGGCAAGTCCCCGGCCGAGGCCGCCGCCCAGGTCGAGGAAGAGTTCAACAAGCGTCTGTCGCAGCAGCAGTAG
- a CDS encoding GntR family transcriptional regulator yields MSTDVSSAENEGGAAVRTARVPKYYRLKKHLLDMTETQAPGTPVPPERTLAAEFDTSRTTVRQALQELVVEGRLERIQGKGTFVAKPKVSQALQLTSYTEDMRAQGLEPTSQLLDIGYITADDRLADLLDITASGRVLRIERLRMANGEPMAIETTHLSAKRFPALRRSLVKYTSLYTALAEVYDVHLAEAEETIETSLATPREAGLLGTDVGLPMLMLSRHSLDRDGQPVEWVRSVYRGDRYKFVARLKRPQE; encoded by the coding sequence ATGAGCACCGACGTCAGCAGTGCGGAGAACGAGGGTGGGGCCGCCGTCCGTACCGCGCGTGTGCCGAAGTACTACCGCTTGAAGAAGCATCTGCTCGACATGACGGAGACACAGGCACCGGGCACCCCCGTCCCGCCCGAGCGGACCCTCGCCGCGGAGTTCGACACCTCCCGCACGACGGTGCGCCAGGCCCTCCAGGAACTGGTCGTCGAGGGGCGGCTGGAACGGATCCAGGGCAAGGGCACCTTCGTCGCGAAGCCGAAGGTCTCCCAGGCGCTCCAGCTCACCTCGTACACCGAGGACATGCGCGCCCAGGGTCTGGAGCCGACGTCCCAACTGCTGGACATCGGCTACATCACCGCCGACGACCGCCTCGCCGACCTGCTCGACATCACCGCCAGCGGCCGCGTCCTGCGCATCGAGCGCCTGCGCATGGCCAACGGCGAGCCGATGGCCATCGAGACGACCCACCTCAGCGCCAAGCGCTTCCCGGCCCTGCGCCGCTCGCTGGTCAAGTACACCTCGCTCTACACCGCACTCGCCGAGGTCTACGACGTCCACCTCGCCGAGGCCGAGGAGACCATCGAGACCTCCCTCGCCACCCCGCGCGAGGCGGGCCTGCTCGGCACGGACGTGGGCCTGCCGATGCTGATGCTGTCCCGGCACTCCCTGGACCGCGACGGCCAGCCGGTGGAATGGGTGCGCTCGGTCTACCGCGGCGACCGGTACAAGTTCGTAGCCAGGCTCAAGCGTCCGCAAGAGTAG
- a CDS encoding carbon starvation CstA family protein — MRTANTRTIVIWTLVALIGGTGWAVLALARGEEVSAAWMVAAALGSYAIAYRFYAKFIAYKVLKVDRTRATPAERLDNGIDFHPTDRRVLLGHHFAAIAGAGPLVGPVLAAQMGYLPGTIWIIAGVIFAGAVQDMVVLFFSTRRDGRSLGQMAREEIGPFGGAAAILATFAIMIILLGVLALVVVNALAESPWGTFSIAMTIPIALLMGFYLRVLRPGRVSEVSLIGVGLLLLALIAGRWVAESSWADAFTLAPSTLVVWLVAYGFIASILPVWMLLAPRDYLSTFMKIGTIFLLALGVVLALPTLKMDAVTDFASRDNGPVFAGSLFPFVFITIACGALSGFHSLISSGTTPKMIQKETQVRMIGYGSMLMESSVAVMALVAASIIDPGLYFAMNAPAGVIGDSVQNASQVVGSWGYQISPEDLAQAAKNVEEASLLSRTGGAPTLAVGISDIFSQITGDSLRAFWYHFAIMFEALFILTALDAGTRVGRFMLQDMLGNVYRPFKQISWKPGLVICSAIVCGLWGYFLWVGVHEPLGGINQLFPIFGISNQLLAAVALAVCTTLLVKSGRLKWAWITGIPLAWDATVTLTASYQKVFSSDPRVGFFKQRQVFQDAIDDGKILPPAKTMDDMHTVVTNSTVDGVLTAALALLIIVVIVDAARVCVRHIRRPALSTLSEAPYVESKLVAPAGLFPTREEKEEQRDAVTPAGT; from the coding sequence GTGCGCACTGCGAACACTCGAACCATCGTCATCTGGACCCTCGTCGCGCTGATCGGCGGCACCGGCTGGGCGGTGCTCGCGCTGGCCCGCGGCGAGGAGGTCTCCGCCGCCTGGATGGTCGCCGCGGCCCTCGGCTCGTACGCCATCGCCTACCGCTTCTACGCCAAGTTCATCGCGTACAAGGTCCTCAAGGTCGACCGCACCCGGGCCACCCCGGCGGAACGGCTCGACAACGGCATCGACTTCCATCCGACGGACCGGCGCGTCCTGCTCGGTCATCACTTCGCGGCCATCGCCGGGGCCGGACCGCTGGTCGGCCCGGTGCTGGCCGCGCAGATGGGATATCTGCCCGGCACCATCTGGATCATCGCGGGCGTCATCTTCGCGGGCGCCGTCCAGGACATGGTGGTGCTGTTCTTCTCCACCCGCCGCGACGGGCGTTCGCTCGGTCAGATGGCCCGCGAGGAGATCGGCCCGTTCGGTGGCGCGGCGGCGATCCTGGCCACCTTCGCCATCATGATCATCTTGCTCGGGGTGCTGGCCCTCGTCGTCGTCAACGCCCTGGCCGAGTCGCCCTGGGGCACCTTCTCCATCGCGATGACCATCCCGATCGCCCTGCTGATGGGCTTCTATCTGCGCGTCCTGCGCCCCGGCCGGGTCAGCGAGGTCTCCCTGATCGGCGTAGGGCTGCTGCTGCTCGCGCTGATCGCGGGCCGCTGGGTGGCCGAGTCCTCCTGGGCCGACGCGTTCACCCTAGCGCCCTCCACGCTGGTCGTCTGGCTGGTGGCGTACGGGTTCATCGCCTCGATCCTGCCGGTGTGGATGCTGCTCGCGCCCCGCGACTACCTCTCCACCTTCATGAAGATCGGCACGATCTTCCTGCTCGCCCTCGGTGTCGTCCTCGCGCTGCCGACGCTGAAGATGGACGCGGTGACGGACTTCGCCTCGCGCGACAACGGCCCGGTGTTCGCGGGCTCGCTCTTCCCGTTCGTCTTCATCACCATCGCCTGCGGCGCGCTGTCCGGCTTCCACTCGCTGATCTCCTCCGGCACCACCCCGAAGATGATCCAGAAGGAGACCCAGGTCCGGATGATCGGCTACGGCTCCATGCTGATGGAGTCGTCGGTCGCCGTGATGGCGCTGGTCGCGGCGAGCATCATCGACCCGGGCCTGTACTTCGCGATGAACGCGCCCGCCGGGGTCATCGGCGACAGCGTGCAGAACGCCTCGCAGGTGGTGGGGAGTTGGGGCTACCAGATCTCCCCCGAGGACCTCGCCCAGGCGGCGAAGAACGTGGAGGAGGCGTCCCTGCTCTCGCGCACCGGCGGTGCGCCCACCCTCGCCGTCGGCATCTCGGACATCTTCTCCCAGATCACCGGGGACAGTCTGCGGGCCTTCTGGTACCACTTCGCGATCATGTTCGAGGCGCTGTTCATCCTGACCGCGCTGGACGCCGGTACCCGCGTGGGCCGGTTCATGCTCCAGGACATGCTCGGCAACGTCTACCGCCCGTTCAAGCAGATCAGCTGGAAGCCGGGCCTGGTCATCTGCAGCGCGATCGTGTGCGGGCTGTGGGGCTACTTCCTGTGGGTCGGCGTCCATGAGCCGCTCGGCGGGATCAACCAGCTCTTCCCGATCTTCGGTATCTCCAACCAGCTGCTGGCCGCCGTCGCCCTCGCGGTCTGCACCACCCTGCTGGTGAAGTCCGGGCGCCTCAAGTGGGCCTGGATCACCGGGATTCCGCTCGCCTGGGACGCCACGGTCACGCTGACCGCCAGCTACCAGAAGGTCTTCTCCAGCGACCCCAGGGTCGGCTTCTTCAAGCAGCGCCAGGTGTTCCAGGACGCGATCGACGACGGGAAGATCCTGCCGCCCGCGAAGACCATGGACGACATGCACACCGTGGTCACCAACTCCACGGTGGACGGCGTCCTCACGGCGGCCCTCGCCCTCCTGATCATCGTGGTCATCGTGGACGCGGCCCGCGTCTGCGTCCGGCACATCCGCCGCCCCGCCCTGTCCACGCTGAGCGAGGCGCCCTACGTCGAGTCGAAACTCGTCGCCCCGGCGGGACTGTTCCCGACCCGCGAGGAGAAGGAGGAGCAGCGCGATGCGGTCACTCCGGCGGGCACTTAG
- a CDS encoding CstA-like transporter-associated (seleno)protein: MRSLRRALRAMRWYVRELTDESAYDRYTAHLRKDHPTAPVPTRRDFERMRTDRQESDPRQGFRCC, encoded by the coding sequence ATGCGGTCACTCCGGCGGGCACTTAGGGCGATGCGCTGGTACGTCCGTGAACTCACCGACGAATCGGCCTACGACCGCTACACCGCCCACCTCCGCAAGGACCACCCGACGGCACCCGTGCCGACGCGGCGCGACTTCGAGCGGATGCGGACGGACCGCCAGGAGTCGGACCCCCGCCAGGGGTTCCGCTGCTGTTGA
- a CDS encoding DUF3311 domain-containing protein, with amino-acid sequence MSQGPEVSREPVVTPVRVVIALCLFAPFVAMLWVGSYAKADPAFIGIPFFYWYQMAWVLISTVLTMVAYQLWQRDQRARAAAKGGAAE; translated from the coding sequence ATGTCGCAAGGCCCAGAAGTGAGCAGAGAGCCGGTGGTGACGCCTGTGCGCGTCGTCATCGCTCTCTGTCTGTTCGCGCCCTTCGTGGCGATGTTGTGGGTGGGTTCGTACGCGAAGGCCGACCCGGCCTTCATCGGCATCCCGTTCTTCTACTGGTACCAGATGGCGTGGGTGCTGATCTCGACCGTGCTGACGATGGTCGCGTACCAGCTGTGGCAGCGTGACCAGCGCGCCCGCGCCGCCGCGAAGGGCGGTGCGGCCGAATGA
- the mctP gene encoding monocarboxylate uptake permease MctP, translating into MNDGVNGVALAVFIFFFLAVTVMGFLAARWRRAENEHSLDEWGLGGRSFGTWITWFLLGGDLYTAYTFVAVPAAIYAAGAAGFFAVPYTILVYPLIFTFLPRLWSVSHKHGYVTTSDFVRGRFGSKSLSLAVAVTGILATMPYIALQLVGIQAVLDVMGVGGGESTNWFIKDLPLLIAFGVLAAYTYSSGLRAPALIAFVKDTLIYLVIAVAIIYIPIKLGGFDEIFAAANDKFTTTGAGGLVPAEAGQWTYATLALGSALALFMYPHSITATLSSKSRDVIRRNTTILPLYSLMLGLLALLGFMAIAAGVKVENGQLAIPQLFENMFPDWFAGVAFAAIGIGALVPAAIMSIAAANLFTRNIYKDFIKPDATPAQETKISKLVSLLVKVGALVFVLTMDKTVAINFQLLGGIWILQTFPALVGGLFTRWFHRWALLAGWAVGMIYGTVAAYGVASPTQKHFGGSSKEIPGIGEIGYIGLTAFVLNLAVTVVLTFVLRAAKAPDGVDETSPEDYTADAGDPGVQKELTPTH; encoded by the coding sequence ATGAACGACGGCGTGAACGGCGTGGCACTCGCCGTCTTCATCTTCTTCTTCCTGGCCGTCACGGTCATGGGCTTCCTGGCCGCGCGCTGGCGCAGGGCCGAGAACGAGCACAGCCTCGACGAGTGGGGCCTGGGCGGACGGTCGTTCGGCACCTGGATCACCTGGTTCCTGCTCGGCGGCGACCTGTATACGGCCTACACGTTCGTGGCGGTCCCGGCGGCGATCTACGCGGCCGGCGCGGCGGGCTTCTTCGCGGTGCCGTACACGATCCTCGTCTACCCGCTGATCTTCACCTTCCTGCCCCGCCTGTGGTCGGTGTCCCACAAGCACGGGTACGTGACGACCTCGGACTTCGTGCGCGGCCGGTTCGGCTCCAAGAGCCTTTCGCTGGCCGTGGCGGTGACCGGCATCCTCGCGACCATGCCGTACATCGCGCTCCAACTCGTCGGCATCCAGGCGGTGCTGGACGTGATGGGCGTCGGTGGCGGGGAGAGCACGAACTGGTTCATCAAGGACCTGCCGCTGCTGATCGCGTTCGGTGTGCTGGCGGCGTACACGTACTCCTCCGGCCTGCGGGCCCCCGCACTGATCGCGTTCGTCAAGGACACGCTGATCTACCTGGTGATCGCGGTGGCGATCATCTACATCCCGATCAAGCTGGGCGGGTTCGACGAGATCTTCGCCGCGGCGAACGACAAGTTCACCACCACCGGGGCGGGCGGCCTGGTCCCCGCCGAGGCCGGCCAATGGACGTACGCCACGCTGGCGTTGGGCTCGGCGCTGGCGCTGTTCATGTACCCGCACTCCATCACGGCGACACTGTCGTCGAAGAGCCGTGACGTGATCCGCCGCAACACCACGATCCTGCCGCTGTACTCGCTGATGCTCGGTCTGCTCGCGCTGCTCGGCTTCATGGCGATCGCGGCCGGAGTGAAGGTCGAGAACGGGCAGTTGGCGATCCCGCAGCTGTTCGAGAACATGTTCCCGGACTGGTTCGCGGGCGTGGCGTTCGCGGCGATCGGCATCGGCGCGCTGGTGCCGGCGGCGATCATGTCGATCGCGGCGGCGAACCTCTTCACCCGCAACATCTACAAGGACTTCATCAAGCCGGACGCGACTCCGGCGCAGGAGACGAAGATCTCCAAGCTGGTGTCCCTGCTGGTGAAGGTGGGCGCGCTGGTCTTCGTCCTGACCATGGACAAGACGGTCGCCATCAACTTCCAGCTCCTGGGCGGCATCTGGATCCTCCAGACCTTCCCGGCCCTGGTCGGCGGCCTCTTCACCCGCTGGTTCCACCGCTGGGCCCTGCTGGCCGGCTGGGCGGTCGGCATGATCTACGGCACGGTGGCGGCGTACGGCGTGGCCTCGCCGACGCAGAAGCACTTCGGCGGCTCGTCCAAGGAGATCCCCGGCATCGGGGAGATCGGCTACATCGGTCTGACGGCCTTCGTGCTGAACCTCGCGGTGACGGTGGTCCTGACCTTCGTCCTGCGCGCCGCGAAGGCCCCGGACGGCGTCGACGAGACAAGCCCCGAGGACTACACCGCGGACGCGGGCGACCCGGGCGTACAGAAGGAACTGACTCCCACTCACTGA
- a CDS encoding GNAT family N-acetyltransferase, with amino-acid sequence MDFLIREVLPTEYAELGEITAHAYLQDGLLTFGEADWYLGELKNVAKRAAAADVLVAVEQDRLLGGVTFVPSPGPMADLARSGEAEIRMLAVAHAARGRGVGEALVRACVDRARAAGDRTGIVLSTQPLMRTAHRIYERLGFTRVPERDWNPIPEHPEFTLLTYELTL; translated from the coding sequence ATGGACTTCCTGATCCGCGAGGTACTTCCCACCGAATACGCCGAACTGGGCGAGATCACGGCCCATGCCTACCTCCAGGACGGCCTCCTGACCTTCGGCGAGGCCGACTGGTACCTCGGCGAACTGAAGAACGTGGCGAAGAGAGCCGCCGCCGCGGACGTTCTGGTCGCCGTGGAGCAGGACCGGCTCCTCGGCGGTGTCACCTTCGTCCCCTCCCCCGGCCCGATGGCCGACCTCGCGCGCTCCGGAGAGGCGGAGATCCGGATGCTCGCCGTCGCCCACGCGGCCCGCGGCAGGGGCGTCGGAGAGGCCCTCGTACGAGCCTGCGTCGACCGCGCGAGGGCCGCAGGCGATCGCACCGGCATCGTCCTGTCCACTCAGCCCCTGATGCGCACCGCCCACCGCATCTACGAACGCCTGGGCTTCACCCGCGTCCCCGAGCGCGACTGGAACCCCATCCCGGAGCACCCCGAGTTCACTCTCCTCACCTACGAGTTGACGCTCTGA